A region from the Riemerella anatipestifer genome encodes:
- a CDS encoding monovalent cation:proton antiporter-2 (CPA2) family protein: MSESLFKITLVYLGAAIFLVPIVRKFGFSSVIGYILGGILVGPFALKLTGNAEDVMHSTEFGVVMLLFIIGLELEPRKFWAMRKSILGLGFSQMAFTSGLIFPILHLAGWEVTTNIVVSIAFAMSSTAIVLQTLKEKNLFNTVSGEASFSTLLFQDIAVIPILALLPMLAGQSEGGGEKSVLITYLPEWLQPFSVILGVGVLILLGRYLFVPFLRYVSRSGMNELLTASSLFLVVGVSELMLLAGLSPALGAFLAGVMLANTEFRHELESQIDPFKGLLLAVFFVSVGSTINFNVIQQDPLFIFSMVVLATLVKFGVLFLVGKMFKMSNDQNFLYSFGMSQVGEFAFVIITFAVKLNLLDLEISSQMISVVAISMMITPFLLLLNERVIAPNFNVKFEEPVSDLISEPIKQKKIIIVGFGHFGSTVGRLLKVSGIKATVLDNDSNRVNLLRQKGFKVYYGDAKRVEIMRAAGAENAEILVLCLDDPESNKYMIRMAKAHFPHLQIFVRARNRLDAYDFINDGIHNIYRETLETAVNMGVDILNASGFRKYAARRLANRFIAIDNDSTIRLAKQDIDSDTTFTIKESLEREARLLADDNISFEDEHWLDEEEEVEEEKS, encoded by the coding sequence ATGTCAGAGAGTTTATTTAAGATTACTTTAGTCTATCTAGGGGCTGCTATTTTTTTAGTGCCTATTGTAAGGAAGTTTGGTTTTAGTTCGGTTATAGGCTATATTTTAGGAGGTATTTTGGTGGGACCTTTTGCATTGAAACTTACAGGTAATGCAGAAGATGTGATGCACAGTACCGAATTTGGAGTGGTGATGTTACTCTTTATTATTGGTTTGGAGTTAGAGCCTCGTAAATTTTGGGCTATGAGAAAAAGTATTTTGGGGCTTGGCTTTTCTCAGATGGCATTTACCTCCGGATTGATATTCCCGATATTGCATTTGGCAGGGTGGGAGGTTACCACTAATATTGTAGTTTCTATAGCATTTGCAATGTCTTCCACAGCGATTGTTTTACAAACATTAAAGGAAAAAAACCTATTTAATACCGTATCTGGAGAGGCTTCATTTTCCACCTTATTATTTCAAGATATAGCGGTAATTCCTATTTTGGCGTTGTTACCGATGTTGGCAGGGCAATCCGAAGGTGGCGGAGAAAAATCAGTACTGATTACTTATTTACCAGAATGGCTGCAACCCTTTTCGGTGATATTAGGTGTGGGAGTGCTTATTCTTTTAGGTAGATATCTCTTTGTGCCCTTTTTAAGATATGTATCTCGTTCAGGAATGAATGAGTTGCTTACCGCATCGTCATTATTCTTGGTGGTAGGAGTTTCCGAGTTGATGCTACTCGCAGGATTAAGCCCCGCTTTGGGAGCCTTTTTGGCAGGTGTGATGCTAGCCAATACCGAATTTAGACACGAATTAGAAAGCCAAATAGACCCATTTAAAGGTTTGCTTTTGGCGGTTTTCTTTGTGAGTGTAGGTTCTACAATTAACTTTAATGTGATACAGCAAGACCCATTATTTATATTCTCAATGGTTGTTTTGGCAACATTGGTTAAGTTTGGAGTGTTGTTCTTGGTAGGGAAGATGTTTAAAATGAGCAACGACCAAAACTTCCTCTATTCCTTCGGAATGTCCCAAGTGGGAGAGTTTGCCTTTGTGATTATCACTTTTGCCGTTAAACTTAATTTACTAGATTTAGAGATAAGCTCTCAAATGATTTCTGTTGTGGCGATTTCTATGATGATTACGCCATTTTTACTATTACTAAATGAAAGGGTTATCGCTCCTAATTTCAATGTTAAATTTGAAGAACCTGTATCAGATTTAATTTCAGAACCTATCAAACAGAAAAAAATAATTATTGTAGGCTTTGGGCATTTTGGGAGTACCGTTGGTCGTTTGTTAAAGGTAAGTGGTATAAAAGCCACGGTCTTGGATAACGATTCTAACCGTGTGAATCTTCTTAGACAGAAAGGTTTTAAAGTGTATTACGGCGATGCCAAAAGGGTTGAAATTATGAGAGCAGCAGGTGCTGAAAATGCCGAAATATTGGTACTATGTTTAGACGACCCTGAAAGCAATAAGTATATGATTAGAATGGCAAAGGCTCATTTTCCTCATTTGCAAATATTTGTTAGGGCTAGAAACCGTTTAGACGCTTACGATTTTATTAACGACGGTATCCACAATATTTATAGAGAGACCTTGGAAACGGCGGTTAATATGGGAGTGGATATTTTAAACGCATCAGGCTTTAGAAAATACGCTGCAAGAAGATTAGCGAATAGATTTATCGCCATAGATAATGATTCTACCATTCGTTTAGCTAAGCAAGATATAGACAGCGATACGACATTTACCATTAAAGAATCTCTAGAAAGAGAAGCTCGTTTATTAGCCGATGATAATATCTCGTTTGAAGATGAACACTGGCTAGACGAAGAGGAAGAGGTGGAAGAAGAAAAAAGCTAA
- a CDS encoding NAD(P)H-dependent oxidoreductase — protein MESKVEKTLVLFAHPFLEYSVFNTHLISFYQDKENITFRDLYEEYPNFHIAAFRERKRIRNYDKLIFQFPLIWLGIPPLLNLWLSEVLDMKWLGKQNENPLAGKKAMIIVSAGGSENSYTQGGMYERSIEDFILPLTKSLETLGVSVEKTICVYAAKQKTIEEVSEIQQEISKFLN, from the coding sequence TTGGAAAGTAAAGTAGAAAAAACCTTAGTATTATTTGCACATCCGTTTTTAGAATATTCGGTATTTAATACTCATCTTATTTCATTTTACCAAGATAAAGAAAATATTACTTTTAGAGATTTGTACGAAGAGTATCCTAATTTTCATATCGCTGCATTTAGGGAACGAAAAAGGATTAGGAATTACGATAAACTCATCTTTCAGTTTCCGCTGATATGGTTAGGTATTCCACCACTGCTTAATTTATGGTTAAGCGAGGTATTGGATATGAAGTGGCTTGGTAAACAGAATGAAAATCCACTCGCAGGGAAAAAAGCCATGATAATTGTAAGTGCAGGTGGCTCCGAAAATTCCTATACCCAAGGAGGAATGTATGAAAGGTCTATAGAAGATTTTATATTGCCTCTTACCAAGAGTTTAGAAACTCTAGGCGTATCAGTAGAGAAAACGATTTGTGTGTATGCCGCAAAGCAAAAAACAATAGAAGAAGTTAGTGAAATTCAACAGGAAATTTCTAAATTTTTGAATTAA
- a CDS encoding RNA polymerase sigma factor: protein MSQKEKDFSELIKIHQGLIIKVSRMYTNTLEDEQDLFQEIVLQLWRSFDSFNGQSKISTWMYRVSLNTAITLFRKSSKSPKTNELNEGFYNTPEDNQHEQRQQVELLYKVIKKLPEVERAIVMMYLDELSYKEIAETLGITEVNARVKMNRLKKTLKTLMEQYA from the coding sequence ATGTCTCAAAAAGAAAAAGACTTTTCGGAACTTATTAAAATCCATCAAGGGCTTATCATTAAAGTTTCTAGAATGTACACCAATACGCTAGAAGATGAGCAAGATTTGTTTCAAGAAATAGTGCTACAATTATGGCGTTCTTTTGATTCTTTTAATGGTCAGTCCAAAATATCTACTTGGATGTATCGTGTGTCTTTGAATACAGCCATTACACTTTTTAGAAAATCCTCAAAATCACCTAAAACAAACGAACTTAATGAAGGTTTTTATAATACTCCCGAGGATAATCAGCATGAGCAAAGGCAACAAGTAGAACTTCTTTACAAAGTGATAAAAAAGCTACCCGAGGTAGAGCGAGCTATTGTAATGATGTACTTGGATGAATTGTCCTACAAAGAAATCGCAGAAACTCTGGGGATAACGGAGGTTAATGCAAGGGTGAAGATGAACCGTCTTAAAAAAACTTTAAAAACACTAATGGAACAATATGCCTAA
- a CDS encoding nucleoside permease, with product MNIKLKLTVLNFLQYFVWGAWLITMATFWFDTKQWGGAEFGVIFSTMGIASIFMPTLAGIVADRWINAEKLYGILHIAYAGTLFYLPHASDPTAFFWVMLVAMVFYMPTIALSNSINYHILKEHHYDVVKVFPSLRVWGTVGFIAAMWATNLTGNKASENQFYIAAIVAVLLGVYAFTLPKCPPQNLIPKEASWQEKMGFNAFKLFKSYKMALFFLFSMFLGAALQLTNAYGDTFLSDFGKNPLYKNSLVVERSTIIMSISQISETLFILAIPFFLKKFGIKKVMLMSMGAWVLRFGFFAYGTPEGFGLVLIILSCIVYGMAFDFFNVSGSLFVEATTDEKIRSSAQGLFMMMTNGFGAIMGSVVSGKMIDAFFLDASGNKMWHEIWLVFAIYALIITVLFAVMFKHKHKPEEVATVKH from the coding sequence ATGAATATAAAACTAAAACTTACTGTACTTAATTTTTTACAGTATTTCGTTTGGGGAGCTTGGCTTATTACGATGGCTACTTTTTGGTTTGATACTAAGCAATGGGGAGGTGCAGAGTTTGGGGTTATATTCTCCACAATGGGGATTGCCTCTATCTTTATGCCTACTTTGGCAGGGATAGTAGCAGACAGGTGGATAAACGCTGAAAAACTTTACGGGATATTACACATTGCGTATGCGGGGACGCTTTTCTATTTGCCTCATGCTTCAGACCCTACGGCTTTTTTTTGGGTAATGTTGGTAGCGATGGTATTCTATATGCCTACAATTGCGTTGTCCAATTCAATCAATTATCATATTCTTAAGGAGCATCATTATGATGTAGTTAAGGTGTTCCCTAGTCTTAGAGTTTGGGGAACAGTTGGGTTTATCGCAGCGATGTGGGCTACCAATCTTACAGGAAATAAGGCGTCTGAAAATCAGTTTTATATTGCGGCGATAGTAGCGGTGTTGTTGGGTGTTTATGCCTTTACACTTCCAAAGTGTCCACCACAGAACTTGATTCCTAAAGAGGCTTCTTGGCAAGAGAAAATGGGCTTCAATGCTTTTAAACTATTTAAGAGTTATAAGATGGCGTTGTTCTTCTTGTTCTCTATGTTTTTGGGTGCCGCGTTACAACTTACGAATGCTTATGGAGATACTTTTTTATCAGACTTTGGTAAAAATCCATTATACAAAAATAGCTTAGTAGTAGAGCGTTCTACCATTATTATGTCTATTTCTCAAATATCTGAAACGCTATTCATTTTAGCAATACCGTTTTTCTTAAAGAAATTTGGTATCAAAAAAGTAATGTTGATGAGTATGGGAGCGTGGGTACTTCGCTTTGGATTCTTTGCTTATGGTACTCCAGAAGGCTTTGGATTGGTGCTTATTATTCTATCGTGTATTGTGTACGGTATGGCGTTTGACTTCTTTAATGTGTCGGGTTCGTTATTCGTAGAGGCGACAACAGACGAGAAAATTCGTTCTTCTGCACAAGGGTTGTTTATGATGATGACGAATGGCTTTGGGGCGATTATGGGTAGTGTAGTGAGTGGTAAAATGATAGATGCGTTCTTTTTAGATGCTTCGGGGAATAAAATGTGGCACGAGATATGGCTGGTATTTGCGATATATGCCTTAATAATTACGGTTCTTTTTGCGGTGATGTTTAAGCATAAACATAAGCCAGAAGAAGTAGCAACAGTAAAACATTAA
- a CDS encoding bifunctional nuclease family protein translates to MDYKKLVIRGISYSQTQSGAYALLLEEVESSIKLPVVIGSFEAQSISLALEKDLKPVRPLTHDLFASFIRDTNYSLEYIVIYQIIDGVFFSHIHFKNNSTGETLFLDARTSDAVAMAVRFGVSIYTTKEVLEEAGILLEIQQLSEEEDIVTEFHNEKRDNRVSLEELRMQLDEAVKNEDFDLAFQLQEEIKKRQRPID, encoded by the coding sequence ATGGATTATAAAAAGCTAGTTATTAGAGGTATTTCTTACAGCCAAACACAATCGGGGGCTTATGCTTTGCTTTTAGAAGAGGTGGAGAGTTCTATAAAATTACCAGTAGTAATAGGTAGTTTTGAGGCTCAATCTATATCTTTAGCTTTGGAGAAAGATTTGAAACCTGTTCGTCCTCTTACGCACGACTTGTTTGCTAGTTTTATTAGAGATACCAATTATAGTTTAGAATATATTGTAATTTATCAAATTATAGATGGTGTTTTCTTTTCTCATATCCATTTTAAAAATAATTCTACAGGGGAAACCTTGTTCTTAGATGCGAGAACTTCTGATGCAGTAGCAATGGCGGTGAGATTCGGGGTGTCTATTTATACCACTAAGGAGGTTTTGGAAGAAGCAGGTATTCTTTTAGAGATACAACAATTAAGTGAAGAGGAGGATATAGTTACAGAATTTCATAATGAAAAACGGGATAATAGAGTATCTTTAGAAGAGTTAAGAATGCAACTAGACGAAGCCGTGAAAAACGAAGATTTTGACTTGGCTTTTCAGTTGCAAGAAGAGATTAAGAAACGACAAAGACCAATAGACTAA
- a CDS encoding electron transfer flavoprotein subunit alpha/FixB family protein: protein MAIFVYTENINGVYKKAAFEAVSYAKAVADKAGTSVTAVSINATDSSELLYKYGAEKVIHIKDEGLKSFSAKAYAKAIAEVVDGIVVFPHTTDAASVAPMLAVLKNSPLITNVVEAPTSVAPLEVKRKAFSGKAFMVAKADGNVVLTVSQNAFGVKENSVSGSEEEMTLGVANTDVKVVSHEQSSGKLDLKEAEVVVSAGRGMKGPENWGMVEELAQVLGAATACSKPVSDIGWRPHSEHVGQTGKAIAPNLYIAIGISGAIQHLAGVNSSKTIVVINNDPEAPFFKSADYGVVGDAFQVIPALTEKIKAIKGA, encoded by the coding sequence ATGGCAATATTCGTATATACAGAAAATATAAACGGTGTTTATAAAAAAGCAGCTTTTGAAGCGGTATCTTACGCTAAAGCTGTAGCAGATAAAGCAGGAACTAGCGTAACGGCTGTAAGCATCAATGCTACAGATAGTTCAGAATTATTATATAAATATGGAGCAGAGAAAGTTATCCATATTAAAGATGAAGGGTTAAAGTCTTTCAGTGCTAAGGCTTATGCTAAAGCTATAGCGGAAGTAGTAGATGGAATAGTGGTTTTTCCTCACACTACTGATGCGGCTTCTGTGGCACCAATGTTGGCGGTTCTTAAAAATAGTCCTCTTATTACTAATGTGGTAGAAGCACCTACTTCGGTAGCACCTTTAGAGGTTAAAAGAAAAGCTTTTTCAGGAAAGGCTTTTATGGTAGCTAAAGCTGATGGTAATGTAGTATTAACAGTTTCCCAAAACGCATTTGGAGTAAAAGAAAATTCAGTTTCAGGTTCGGAGGAAGAGATGACTTTAGGTGTGGCTAATACAGATGTAAAAGTGGTAAGCCATGAACAATCTTCTGGAAAATTAGACCTTAAAGAAGCCGAAGTAGTGGTTTCAGCAGGTAGAGGAATGAAAGGTCCTGAAAATTGGGGAATGGTAGAAGAGTTGGCTCAAGTGTTAGGAGCGGCTACTGCTTGTTCTAAACCAGTTTCTGATATTGGTTGGAGACCTCACTCTGAGCACGTGGGACAAACAGGTAAAGCGATAGCACCTAATTTATATATTGCAATAGGTATTTCTGGGGCTATTCAGCACTTAGCAGGGGTTAACTCGTCTAAAACCATTGTGGTTATCAATAATGACCCTGAAGCACCATTCTTTAAATCTGCGGATTACGGTGTGGTAGGCGATGCTTTCCAAGTGATACCTGCTCTTACCGAAAAAATAAAAGCAATAAAAGGAGCCTAA
- a CDS encoding electron transfer flavoprotein subunit beta/FixA family protein: MKILVCISSVPDTTSKINFAADKSAFDKNGIQWVINPLDEFALTKAIKLQQSNGAKVTVVNVGDAGTEAVIRKALAIGADDAIRINAEPQDSFSVAKEIANVAKEGGYDLVLCGKESIDYNGGAVPAMLAQFLDQPFVNACVGLEVNGSEVTAVREIDGGKETVSVSLPLVVAGQKGLVDEKELIIPNMRGIMSARTKPLNVQEPSQNEVKVSAVSFDSVPPRASVKLFSPDDLDALVKALHEEAKVI; the protein is encoded by the coding sequence ATGAAAATATTAGTTTGTATTAGTAGTGTTCCAGATACTACATCTAAAATCAACTTTGCAGCAGATAAATCAGCTTTTGATAAAAACGGAATTCAGTGGGTTATCAATCCATTAGATGAGTTTGCACTTACTAAAGCGATTAAATTACAGCAATCAAACGGAGCAAAAGTAACCGTAGTTAATGTAGGAGATGCAGGTACAGAAGCGGTTATTAGAAAAGCGTTGGCTATAGGTGCAGATGATGCTATCCGTATCAATGCAGAGCCGCAGGATAGTTTTTCGGTAGCTAAAGAAATCGCAAATGTAGCTAAAGAAGGTGGTTATGATTTAGTTCTTTGTGGTAAAGAATCTATTGATTATAACGGTGGAGCAGTACCAGCAATGTTGGCTCAGTTTTTAGACCAACCTTTCGTTAATGCTTGTGTTGGGTTAGAAGTAAACGGTTCTGAAGTTACCGCAGTAAGAGAAATTGATGGTGGTAAAGAAACAGTTTCTGTATCACTTCCATTGGTAGTTGCTGGTCAGAAAGGTTTAGTGGACGAAAAAGAACTCATTATTCCAAATATGAGAGGTATTATGTCTGCAAGAACTAAGCCTCTTAATGTGCAAGAGCCGTCTCAAAACGAAGTGAAGGTAAGTGCAGTATCTTTTGACAGTGTTCCGCCAAGAGCTTCTGTTAAGCTATTCTCACCAGACGATTTAGATGCCCTTGTAAAGGCTCTTCACGAAGAAGCTAAGGTAATCTAA
- a CDS encoding SDR family oxidoreductase gives MSKMDLKNKVAYITGGTKGIGFGIAKELLKNGLKVAISGRSKEAVEKAVSELSEYEDKIIGVVSDVKDFQAEQEAVKYVETKLGNIDVVVANAGLGCFKPVDEISLEEWNAMIDTNLTGAFHTMKATVESLKKTQGYYISIASLAGAYFFEKASGYNASKFGLVGFTQAAMLDLRKYNIKVSTIMPGSVASHFNGNEPSDKDSWKIQPEDLGEIVVDLLRMNPRTLPSKIEVRPSNPNK, from the coding sequence ATGTCTAAAATGGATTTAAAAAACAAGGTAGCATATATCACAGGAGGTACTAAAGGTATCGGTTTTGGAATTGCAAAAGAACTCTTGAAAAATGGATTGAAAGTCGCTATTAGTGGGAGAAGTAAGGAAGCTGTGGAAAAAGCAGTTTCTGAATTATCAGAGTATGAAGACAAAATCATAGGCGTAGTATCTGATGTGAAAGATTTTCAGGCAGAACAAGAGGCGGTTAAATATGTGGAAACTAAGCTAGGCAATATAGATGTAGTGGTAGCTAATGCAGGTTTAGGTTGCTTTAAACCAGTAGACGAAATTTCTTTGGAAGAATGGAATGCTATGATAGATACTAATCTTACGGGAGCTTTCCATACGATGAAAGCAACAGTAGAGTCTCTAAAGAAAACACAAGGATATTACATTAGTATTGCTAGTTTGGCAGGAGCGTACTTTTTTGAAAAAGCGTCAGGGTATAATGCGTCTAAATTTGGTCTTGTAGGTTTTACTCAAGCCGCAATGTTAGATTTAAGAAAGTATAATATTAAAGTTTCTACCATTATGCCAGGTTCTGTAGCCTCTCATTTTAATGGTAACGAGCCTTCGGATAAAGATTCTTGGAAGATTCAACCAGAAGACCTAGGGGAAATTGTAGTAGATTTACTTAGAATGAATCCTCGTACTTTACCTAGCAAAATAGAGGTAAGACCATCTAATCCAAATAAATAA
- a CDS encoding DUF3822 family protein, with translation MQKLVLLFTKGGLQYQIISGKEVQEEKVFFITEDSPSDYLINKLEEILNHPSIVSIDVISALNHFTLMPSTFSQHDVAHELISYNALVDKDKEEVMLSVNKKYGVQFYYTMPDLFYKKIKNKGISTHFNFSGEKFLNTLDAGNKKEIHINLYHHQCEFFALDNRKVILYNNLDVNSEVDFLYFVMFTLSKIGFNITDTQFYVYGETTENETFISELRKFVKNLKVVFDNLPQKNFIMS, from the coding sequence ATGCAAAAATTAGTTTTACTTTTTACTAAAGGAGGACTCCAATACCAAATTATTAGTGGTAAGGAAGTACAAGAAGAAAAAGTTTTTTTTATCACAGAAGATTCCCCTAGTGATTATTTAATCAATAAGTTAGAGGAAATTTTAAACCACCCTTCTATAGTAAGTATAGATGTAATTTCTGCTCTCAATCATTTTACATTAATGCCTTCTACTTTTTCTCAGCACGATGTCGCTCACGAGCTTATCTCTTACAATGCTCTAGTAGATAAAGACAAAGAGGAAGTAATGCTTTCTGTAAATAAGAAATATGGCGTTCAGTTTTATTATACGATGCCTGACTTATTTTATAAAAAAATTAAAAACAAAGGTATTTCTACGCATTTTAATTTCTCTGGAGAAAAATTCTTAAATACACTTGATGCTGGGAATAAAAAGGAAATCCACATCAATCTGTATCATCATCAGTGCGAGTTTTTTGCTTTAGATAATAGAAAGGTAATTCTTTATAACAATCTAGATGTAAATTCGGAGGTAGATTTTCTTTATTTCGTTATGTTTACCCTTAGCAAAATAGGATTTAATATTACAGACACTCAGTTCTATGTATACGGAGAAACCACTGAAAACGAAACCTTTATATCGGAGCTTAGGAAGTTTGTCAAAAATTTAAAAGTAGTTTTTGATAACTTACCTCAAAAGAACTTCATTATGAGCTAA